The Candidatus Wallbacteria bacterium DNA window GAAAGACAATTCAGCTGAAAATTCAACAAAGCGCTATACTCGCGCGGGTTAGGCCTGCTGCTTGTCATGAAAAGACGGGACTGCCTGAATCTCAACAGGCAGCTTTCGATGAAGCCAGCCCTTATTTCTTCAGGCAGGAACTGGCAGTCGTCGATAATGACTGTGTACATTCTATTTTCAATAAATTCGGCCAGAGTCAGCAGATTTTTATCTGCGTTTCCAGTCCATTTATCGCCTGACATCTCTCTGATGGCCTGAATGATCTCAGTACAGAATTCCGCTTCACCTTCACCTCTATAGGCGCGTGTCCAGAGCACTCTTTCAAAGCGTGCCTTTTCCTGCGAAAGCCGGTGAGCCAGGTCTAATGCCAGAGTGGTTTTTCCAACTCCGGCCTGGCCGGAAATCAGAATTACACGTTTTTTTGGCAGCAGCGACATGATTTCAGAGATTTCATGTTCCCTGCCGGAAAAAAAGGGTGATCTGGAAGGCAGCATGAAGCGCTACTTCCTTACTGTATTGCCGGGTTTGAATCTCAGCAGTTCTTCCGCCAGTAACCCCGACATTTTCCTGACAATTTCCAATTCACTGTTCGCTGAATTTCTGTTATTTATGATCAGATACAGTTCATACATGTTTTTATGCGGCAGCGGATCGTGAGGGTTGAGCTGGGCTGCTGCTTTATATGCCTGGATAGCCTCCGGATATTCATGAAGGTCATAGCAGCAGTTACCGAAATTATACGCCGCCTGATAATCAGCTGGATTCAGTTCCAGGGCGCGAGCATAAGATTTCCTCGCTTCTGAATACAGTTCAAGCTTGAAAAATGCGTTCCCAAGATTATACCAGGCTTGTTCGAATCCTGGTGAGATGTCTATGGATTTCTGATAGGCTCCGGCTGCGTCTGCGAATCTATGCTGGTCATAAACAGCATTGCCCAGATTATACCAGGGCTCAGCATATTCCGGATCCAGCCCGATAGCCTTTTTAAAGCAGGCGAGGGCCATCGGATAGTCAAAGAGAGCGAGACGAGCGTTACCCAGATTGTTGTAAGCTGCAGCTGAAGGGTATGCTGCAATGGCTCTCTCATAGGCCAAAGCGGCTCTGGTATAGTCCCCCTTTGAATACAGTTGATCTGCAAGTGTGAGATCCCCTGTAAATTCATCAGCCCTTGCACCTGAACAATACAGAATGAAAACGAGCCCTAACAGCTTGATCTTCATTCAATCTCCAGCGGACTTTTACCTGACAGGATCTCGCCTGAAACAAGGGGTTTACCGGACTGGGATTCCAGGTCGAAAACATAATATGAACAGTCTGAATACATGGCAAGATTTCGCACAGGTTTCACCGCATCCAGGCTGTTGCAGTAGTAAAAAGAAATCAACTTCTCGGCTTGGAATGGATTCCGGATTGTCACCAGACCTGACTGCAGATTTTTACCGTATAAAACGCTGTTCAGAGTAAAGCCGAATTTATTATAAGAGAAAATCCCTGTCAGTTTGGAGCTGATCAGGTTGAGACCTGGATTGTTTTCCAGGTTTCCCAGCAGGAATAGATCCTGCTCCAGGTCTGACTGCTTGAACTCTGAAGCTTTCCTGACCAGGCAGTTTTCTCCACCCAGAGCTTTCGCGAATTCCAGGAAACGTTCATGCTCCTGTCCTTCATCAGGAATAATGATCAGCGGTTTCCTCTCCAGGGTCATTGAGAGTGAAAGCGGATATTCTTCAGGATAAACTTTGCGCAGCACATGAAAATCAGGGTCTATGGAAGCTGAAATGATGGCTGTACTGGACTCGAAATAGACATGTTTGCTTTTCTGCTCCATTTCTATGATCCGCTCGTTGGGCTTTGGGGAGTTAAAAACTACAGGGATGTTGATGTGATAGACTTCACCTGTAAAGCAGAGATCAAATTCAATCGCCTTATCCGTTTTATTCAGTTTTTCAAATTTGAAATCAGGAGCACCCTTGCGCAGCAGCCATTCCTCAAAAACCTGATTGAGATCCCGGGAGCCCTCATAGTTTTTAAGAAAGGAATTTCTGAGCTGCTGCCAGCCGGCATAGCGACCGCTGCAGCTCTCTGTGAAATGACGCACGGAATTCATGAATTTATCGTCTCCGCAGATCCTGCGCAGGTGGTGGAGGAACATCGCACCTTTATTGTATCCGATCAGGGCGTCATTCCGGTCATTCTGGGTTTTGAAATCATTGAGCGGATAGTCCTCTCCTGGTTTGATCTCTGAATATTCCATCACAGTCCTGCGCCGCCAGTCACGGGCTCCTTTTTCGCCGTCGTTACATTCAATCCAGTAATAATTCGCAAAATAGGTTGTGAGAGCTTCGCACCAGTTTCCGCTCTCTGGATCCGGGAAAACGCAGTTGCCCCACCAGGAATGCACCAGCTCATGCGCCAGCACTCCCGGGTCGCGCAGCACGAACAGCATTTTGGGATTCAAAAGCTGAGGCGCGAGTACCGTGAAAGTAGGCATCCCGAATCCTGAAGGGAAGAAATTTTCCACCACATCGTATTTTTGATAAGGGAAAGTGCCGATCGTTTTTTCATAGAATTCAAGGTAACTTTTCAACATCGGCAGGATCTCGTCCGCAATCTGGGCGTGATCAGGAGCCAGATAAGTCGAGAGTGCCACTTTGCCGGCCTGCAGGGTCTGGCAGCGGAAATTGCCTGCCACCAAGGTCAGGCCGTCGAAAGGTTTATCAGAATCCCAGCTGGAGATTTCACGGGATTCTGTGATTTCGCGCTTGACAGTGTCACCCTGAGTGACCACAGTCAATGTCGTGGGAACCGAGATTCTCGCTGTGAATCTGGACAACTCGTTTTCCACGTATGGATACCAGCCGCAGGATGCGGGCAGGAAAACACCTTCATTGATTGCGCAGGAAATCATGCCTGGCGTGAAGTCGTGTGTCTGGTTAAGCTTGCGTCCCTGCAGGGGTTCGTAGATCTTCCCGGAATATCTGACCAGAAAGTTTTCCAGAGGTTTGTCAGCAGCTGGAGTCACAGCCACGACTATATAGTCGTCCTTCAATTCCATGGTCATCCGGAGATCGTTTTGGATCTCCACGCTGCCGTAAGGCAGGCTGTCTGTCTCGATCGTTCCTACTGTCAGACCCTTATAAAGGTAGAAAAAGAAAGGGCTTCTGGTAGGAGATTCAAGCACTACCCTGTCCTGGGCTTCGATCCGATTCTCAACAGGATACAGCGCGGCATCGATGTAATGAGATTTGATCCGCACTTGATTCTGATTCTTGAACATTCTGGCTGTGGAAAGCTTGTCACCCTCGGACTTGCGTTCACAGAAAATCACGAAATCGCCGAGCATTCTGGTTTTCGGATCGAGCTTCGCAATTTTGGGATCGTCCACAGGTACGATGGAAACTACGGTTATTTCCAGGGAACCGTTGAGAAGTGAGAGACGCTGTGGAGTGCCGAGACGTTCGTCCGAATGGAAGTCCCCGTTGAACTGCACGATCTTTTTTCCGGGATTCGCTGAGAGGTATTGGAAGATCGACTCTGCCATGGTGTCATCCTTGATGCACTGGGCATTGTACATGCTCTTGAACATCTGCCCCATCCCTCTCGCACCTTTCTCCCCCATCTGAGCTTTCATGGTTTCCAGGAATTTCTCGTAATATCTGTCTTCCGGAGCCAGCAGCTGGTGGCTGACCAGGGCGGCTTCTTCTGTTGAGAGTTTTTTCAGGACTTCAGGCCCCTGTTTAGCGACCATGGAAGCGTATTGCCTGGGAATGTTGGCAGCCAGGACATGGAGGCCGCTCTCTTTAGCGGATTCGACCAGCGGCCTGTAATCAGTCATGTAATTGGGCCAGGGGCGGCTGTCTGAGAGGAAGACTTCCTCGGAAATTTCACCCTTGAGATACTTTTCCAGAGTGTCCTGGACATCGCGCTCGAACATTTCCAGGGACAGATTCCAGGATTTGCTGAGCCCGGTCAGCTGCCGGAAAATTTCCAGTTCCAGCTGATGCGTGACCAGGTCGTCGTGATTTTCGCCTACAAAGACTACATCTGCCTGATTCAGCTGCAGCACAGCTTCTGACAGTGTGATCCTGTTGCCGGTCTTGGTCTCAAAGACAGTCACGCTGTCGGCAACCGGTTCGGCTGCTTGCAAAAGGTTTGCCAGCAGAACTACTATGAAAACTGCGATTTTTATCATACACCCCTCATTGAATAGGATTTATCGATATTTTACAGAAAAATAGGTAAAAATGATAGACCAATCA harbors:
- a CDS encoding tetratricopeptide repeat protein translates to MKIKLLGLVFILYCSGARADEFTGDLTLADQLYSKGDYTRAALAYERAIAAYPSAAAYNNLGNARLALFDYPMALACFKKAIGLDPEYAEPWYNLGNAVYDQHRFADAAGAYQKSIDISPGFEQAWYNLGNAFFKLELYSEARKSYARALELNPADYQAAYNFGNCCYDLHEYPEAIQAYKAAAQLNPHDPLPHKNMYELYLIINNRNSANSELEIVRKMSGLLAEELLRFKPGNTVRK
- a CDS encoding ChaN family lipoprotein, which translates into the protein MIKIAVFIVVLLANLLQAAEPVADSVTVFETKTGNRITLSEAVLQLNQADVVFVGENHDDLVTHQLELEIFRQLTGLSKSWNLSLEMFERDVQDTLEKYLKGEISEEVFLSDSRPWPNYMTDYRPLVESAKESGLHVLAANIPRQYASMVAKQGPEVLKKLSTEEAALVSHQLLAPEDRYYEKFLETMKAQMGEKGARGMGQMFKSMYNAQCIKDDTMAESIFQYLSANPGKKIVQFNGDFHSDERLGTPQRLSLLNGSLEITVVSIVPVDDPKIAKLDPKTRMLGDFVIFCERKSEGDKLSTARMFKNQNQVRIKSHYIDAALYPVENRIEAQDRVVLESPTRSPFFFYLYKGLTVGTIETDSLPYGSVEIQNDLRMTMELKDDYIVVAVTPAADKPLENFLVRYSGKIYEPLQGRKLNQTHDFTPGMISCAINEGVFLPASCGWYPYVENELSRFTARISVPTTLTVVTQGDTVKREITESREISSWDSDKPFDGLTLVAGNFRCQTLQAGKVALSTYLAPDHAQIADEILPMLKSYLEFYEKTIGTFPYQKYDVVENFFPSGFGMPTFTVLAPQLLNPKMLFVLRDPGVLAHELVHSWWGNCVFPDPESGNWCEALTTYFANYYWIECNDGEKGARDWRRRTVMEYSEIKPGEDYPLNDFKTQNDRNDALIGYNKGAMFLHHLRRICGDDKFMNSVRHFTESCSGRYAGWQQLRNSFLKNYEGSRDLNQVFEEWLLRKGAPDFKFEKLNKTDKAIEFDLCFTGEVYHINIPVVFNSPKPNERIIEMEQKSKHVYFESSTAIISASIDPDFHVLRKVYPEEYPLSLSMTLERKPLIIIPDEGQEHERFLEFAKALGGENCLVRKASEFKQSDLEQDLFLLGNLENNPGLNLISSKLTGIFSYNKFGFTLNSVLYGKNLQSGLVTIRNPFQAEKLISFYYCNSLDAVKPVRNLAMYSDCSYYVFDLESQSGKPLVSGEILSGKSPLEIE